In Aegilops tauschii subsp. strangulata cultivar AL8/78 chromosome 3, Aet v6.0, whole genome shotgun sequence, one genomic interval encodes:
- the LOC109782607 gene encoding pseudo histidine-containing phosphotransfer protein 5 isoform X1, whose protein sequence is MDYSNLRRQAASLKKGLFDQGHLDEQFRQVEDLQDEASPNFVEEVVVVFFKDSGRLISNLEQALEKYPRDFNRWDAYMQQLKGSCSSIGASRMKNECMSFRDNCGQRSVEGCMGSLQKLKREHAILRQKLESYFQLLRQVGPAGAATRPAM, encoded by the exons ATGGATTATTCTAATTTGAGGCGACAAGCTGCATCTTTgaaaaagggcctctttgatcaG GGTCACCTTGATGAGCAATTTCGTCAGGTGGAGGACTTGCAGGATGAAGCTAGTCCTAATTTTGTGGAAGAAGTTGTCGTGGTGTTCTTTAAAGATTCTGGCAGGCTAATATCAAACCTTGAGCAAGCTCT GGAGAAGTACCCCAGAGATTTCAACAGGTGGGATGCATACATGCAGCAACTGAAAGGCAGCTGTTCCAG CATCGGTGCTTCTAGGATGAAGAATGAATGCATGTCATTCAGGGATAATTGTGGGCAACGAAGTGTTGAAGG TTGCATGGGGTCTCTCCAGAAACTGAAGAGGGAGCATGCCATCCTGAGGCAGAAACTAGAATCCTATTTCCAG CTGCTGCGACAAGTTGGTCCTGCTGGAGCGGCCACTAGACCTGCCATGTAA
- the LOC109782607 gene encoding pseudo histidine-containing phosphotransfer protein 5 isoform X2, with the protein MWIASAHGGNQITYACKMLTFAIQRLEYLHFTYVWWANSNSLHGYIYASKGHLDEQFRQVEDLQDEASPNFVEEVVVVFFKDSGRLISNLEQALEKYPRDFNRWDAYMQQLKGSCSSIGASRMKNECMSFRDNCGQRSVEGCMGSLQKLKREHAILRQKLESYFQLLRQVGPAGAATRPAM; encoded by the exons ATGTGGATAGCTTCTGCACACGGTGGCAATCAAATCACATACGCATGCAAGATGCTAACCTTTGCTATCCAGAGGTTAGAATATCTGCACTTCACTTATGTTTGGTGGGCAAATAGTAACAGCCTCCACGGCTATATATATGCATCCAAG GGTCACCTTGATGAGCAATTTCGTCAGGTGGAGGACTTGCAGGATGAAGCTAGTCCTAATTTTGTGGAAGAAGTTGTCGTGGTGTTCTTTAAAGATTCTGGCAGGCTAATATCAAACCTTGAGCAAGCTCT GGAGAAGTACCCCAGAGATTTCAACAGGTGGGATGCATACATGCAGCAACTGAAAGGCAGCTGTTCCAG CATCGGTGCTTCTAGGATGAAGAATGAATGCATGTCATTCAGGGATAATTGTGGGCAACGAAGTGTTGAAGG TTGCATGGGGTCTCTCCAGAAACTGAAGAGGGAGCATGCCATCCTGAGGCAGAAACTAGAATCCTATTTCCAG CTGCTGCGACAAGTTGGTCCTGCTGGAGCGGCCACTAGACCTGCCATGTAA